A window of the Gemmatirosa kalamazoonensis genome harbors these coding sequences:
- a CDS encoding class I SAM-dependent methyltransferase has product MSTLPAREGYRLWAPSYEAETVVSFLERRAVEALGVPTARRRLLDVGCGTGRRLHDADAATVVGVDVTPEMLAIAPAQLALAAGDVRALPLADASFDVVWCRLVVGHLRELDAAYAELARVCVPGGTVVVTDLAAEAAAAGHRRTFRDASGTVQELEHHVHAAHAHVEAASHAGLALAAHRRAVVDASVEPLYAAAGRLDRFAEQRGLPLVLALAFRRHAR; this is encoded by the coding sequence GTGAGCACGCTGCCCGCCCGCGAGGGCTACCGCCTGTGGGCGCCGAGCTACGAGGCCGAGACCGTCGTCAGCTTCCTCGAGCGGCGTGCCGTCGAGGCGTTAGGCGTCCCGACCGCGCGCCGCCGGCTGCTCGACGTCGGGTGTGGCACGGGCCGCCGGTTGCACGACGCCGACGCGGCGACGGTCGTGGGCGTCGACGTCACGCCCGAGATGCTCGCCATCGCACCCGCGCAGCTCGCGCTGGCCGCGGGCGACGTGCGCGCGCTCCCGCTCGCGGACGCATCGTTCGACGTGGTGTGGTGTCGGCTCGTCGTCGGGCACCTGCGCGAGCTCGACGCGGCGTACGCGGAGCTCGCGCGCGTCTGCGTGCCGGGCGGCACGGTCGTCGTCACCGACCTCGCCGCGGAGGCGGCGGCGGCGGGACATCGGCGCACGTTCCGCGACGCATCGGGCACGGTGCAGGAGCTCGAGCACCACGTCCACGCCGCGCACGCGCACGTCGAGGCCGCCTCGCATGCCGGTCTCGCGCTCGCCGCCCACCGGCGCGCCGTCGTCGACGCGAGCGTCGAGCCGCTGTACGCCGCCGCCGGCAGGCTCGATCGCTTCGCCGAGCAGCGCGGGCTGCCGCTCGTCCTCGCGCTCGCGTTCCGGAGGCACGCGCGATGA